Genomic window (Ferrovibrio sp. MS7):
GCGGCCATCAGCGCATTGGCTACTGCCGGACCGATCGGCGGCAGGCCAGGCTCGCCGATGCCGGTCGGCTTTTCCTTGGAGGGCACGATATGCACCTCCACCTTCGGCATCTGGTCGATGCGCAGCACTTCGTAATCGTGGAAATTCGACTGCTGCACTTCGCCCTTTTCCAGCGTGATGGCGCCCGAGAGCAACGCTGCCAGGCCATAGCCGATGCCGCCTTCCACCTGGGCCTTGATGATCTCCGGGTTGATCGGCTGGCCGCAATCCACCGCCGCCACCACGCGCTCGACGCGCCAGGAACCATCGGCCTGCACCGACACTTCCGCCACTTCGGCGACAAAGGACGAGAAGCTTTCATGCACGGCGACGCCGCGCGCCCAGCCCTTCGGCAGCGGCTTGCCCCAGCCGGCCTTCTCGGCCGCCAGGTTCAGCACGCCAAGATGGCGCGGGTGCTTGGCCAGCAGCTTGCGCCGCAGCGCCACCGGGTCCTGCTTGGTCGCCAGGGCGATTTCATCCAGGAAGACTTCGGTGGCGAAGGCGGTATGGGTCGAGCCGACCGAACGCCACCACAGCACCGGCACGCCAGACTTGGTGGTGTGCAGATCGACAGCCAGATTCGGGATGGCATAAGGCAGGGTGGACGCGCCTTCGACCGAAGTGATATCGACGCCATTTTTCACCATGACCGGCTCGAACGGCGTGCCGGTGAGGATCGACTGGCCAACGATGCGCTGACGCCAGGCGGTGATCTCACCCTTTTCATCCACCGCGGCCGCCAACGCATGGTGATAGAGCGGGCGGTAATAGCCGCCGCGAATATCATCCTCGCGGGTCCACAGCACCTTCACCGGCGGCTTGCCGGCGCCGAAAGCTTTTGCCACCTGCACCGCCTCGACGATGTAATCCGACTGGGTGGTGGCGCGGCGGCCGAAGCTGCCGCCGGCATAGAGCGTGTTGATCTTCACCTGCTCCGGCTTGAAGCCCAGCACATGGGCGGCATTGGCCTGATCCACGGTCTGGAACTGGTCGCCGGCCCAGATTTCGCAGGCGTCATTGCTCAAGCGTACCACGCAATCCAGCGGCTCCATCGGCGCATGGGCGAGGAAGGGAAAATCATACGTGGCCTCGAATTTCCGCGCCCCCTGCCCCGCCGTTGCTTGACTCAGGGCGACTTCCGCATCGCCATCGCGCCGTGCCGGGACACCGGGCTGTTTCGCCAGCGCGCGGTAGCTTGCCAGCATCTCGTCCGAGCCACGGGTCTCGGCGGCACTGAGATCCCATTCCACCTGCAGGGCTTCGCGGCCCTTGTTGGCGGCCCAGAAACCCTTGGCGATCACCGCAACGCCGCTTGGCACCTGCACGACGTCGACCACACCCGGCACCTTGCGGGTCGCGGCGGCATCGACGCTTTTCACCTTGCCGCCGAATTGCGGCGGACGGGCGACAAGGGCGGTGAGCAGCCCCGGCAGCTTCACGTCGATGGTGAACTGCGCCGTGCCATTGGCCTTGGCCCGAGCATCGAGGCGCGGCGCCCGCTTGCCGATCAGCGCGAACTTCGCCGGGTCCTTCAGCGTCACGCTGGCCGGCGGCGTCTGGCGCGCGGCATCCACGGCCAGTTCGCCAAAACCCGCCTTGCGGCCCGAGGCGGCATGCGACACCACGCCCTTGGCGACGGTGATCTCAGCCGCCGGCACTTTCCAGCGTTCGGCGGCGGCGGCTACCAGCATGGCGCGCGCCGTGGCACCGGCCTGGCGCAACTGGTCCCAGGAATTCGCCATCGCGGTGGAGCCGCCAGTGCCCTGCATGCCGAAAGCCAGGTTGGCATAGAGCTTGGCATCGGCCGGCGCGCCGGTGGCGCGCACCTTGCTCCAGTCGGCATCCAGTTCCTCGGCCAGGATGGTGGCAAGGCCGGTATAGCTGCCCTGGCCCATTTCCACATGCTTGGCATAGACGGTGACAATGCCATCCGGCGCGATGCGCACGAAGGCATTGAGCATGCCGCCCTCGCCCGCTTTAGCCGTGGCGGCGAAGGCCTTGCCAGCCGGCGCCATGTGGAAGCCGACGACGAGGCCGGCGGCGGCAACAGCGCTGCCCTTGAGGAAGGAACGGCGCGAAGTATCGATCGGTCGCTGCATGGTCATGCTCAGGCCCTCACGGTCTTGGCGGCATCGTGGATGGCGGAGCGGATCCGCACATAGGTGGCGCAGCGGCAGATATTGCCGCGCATCGCCTCGTCGATATCCGCATCGCTGGGGTTGTTGTTGCCGCTGAGCAGTGCCACTGCGGACATCACCTGGCCGGACTGGCAATAGCCGCATTGCGCCACTTCATGCTTCACCCAGGCAGCCTGCACCGCCTGCGCCACCTTGCCATTCAGGCCCTCGATTGTGGTGATTTTCTTGCCTTCGATGGCGGAAAGCGGCGTGGAACAGGCGCGCACCGGCTCGCCTTCCACATGCATGGTGCAGGCGCCGCATTGCGCCATGCCGCAGCCGAACTTGCTGCCGGTGAGGCCAATTTCATCGCGCACTGCCCAAAGCAGCGGCATATCGGGATCGACATCGAGGCGAACGGGCTTGCCATTCAGGGTGAATGTGACGGGCATCATCAAGTCTCCGCGATTTTGCGCACGCAAGGGGGTGGGGCAGTTGGCGGCGCTTGGGCAGAAATAGGCGCCTATGCTATACTCGGCAAGAAGGCACCCGAAAGTTCCATAGGCACCGCGCGGATACTGTGCTGCAGTGATCCGCGTCAGCGTTTTCTCTGTGCCAGCCTGGATATGCGTTTTTTAGGAGCCCCGATGATGCTGAGCCCCACACCCGATACCGACTT
Coding sequences:
- a CDS encoding xanthine dehydrogenase family protein molybdopterin-binding subunit translates to MTMQRPIDTSRRSFLKGSAVAAAGLVVGFHMAPAGKAFAATAKAGEGGMLNAFVRIAPDGIVTVYAKHVEMGQGSYTGLATILAEELDADWSKVRATGAPADAKLYANLAFGMQGTGGSTAMANSWDQLRQAGATARAMLVAAAAERWKVPAAEITVAKGVVSHAASGRKAGFGELAVDAARQTPPASVTLKDPAKFALIGKRAPRLDARAKANGTAQFTIDVKLPGLLTALVARPPQFGGKVKSVDAAATRKVPGVVDVVQVPSGVAVIAKGFWAANKGREALQVEWDLSAAETRGSDEMLASYRALAKQPGVPARRDGDAEVALSQATAGQGARKFEATYDFPFLAHAPMEPLDCVVRLSNDACEIWAGDQFQTVDQANAAHVLGFKPEQVKINTLYAGGSFGRRATTQSDYIVEAVQVAKAFGAGKPPVKVLWTREDDIRGGYYRPLYHHALAAAVDEKGEITAWRQRIVGQSILTGTPFEPVMVKNGVDITSVEGASTLPYAIPNLAVDLHTTKSGVPVLWWRSVGSTHTAFATEVFLDEIALATKQDPVALRRKLLAKHPRHLGVLNLAAEKAGWGKPLPKGWARGVAVHESFSSFVAEVAEVSVQADGSWRVERVVAAVDCGQPINPEIIKAQVEGGIGYGLAALLSGAITLEKGEVQQSNFHDYEVLRIDQMPKVEVHIVPSKEKPTGIGEPGLPPIGPAVANALMAATGQRFRALPLPSSIKSA
- a CDS encoding (2Fe-2S)-binding protein; this translates as MMPVTFTLNGKPVRLDVDPDMPLLWAVRDEIGLTGSKFGCGMAQCGACTMHVEGEPVRACSTPLSAIEGKKITTIEGLNGKVAQAVQAAWVKHEVAQCGYCQSGQVMSAVALLSGNNNPSDADIDEAMRGNICRCATYVRIRSAIHDAAKTVRA